One Candidatus Krumholzibacteriota bacterium genomic region harbors:
- a CDS encoding OmpA family protein, which translates to MKKIVFLFILCFFLATAGSPVEAGRCSCMKWKDRPELNITPCQMFAPWWFKCRDCTDIDMDGINDCDDQCLGTPRNVVVDEFGCPIDSDMDGVFDGLDQCPATPKGAKVDKSGCPIDSDNDGVFDGIDKCERTPKGAKVDKKGCPIDSDKDGVFDGIDKCPDTPADLAVDDSGCPVPMSEIETEFINTGVITTSKINFESNKDEFLPGTKKVIDEIGAVLVRWPDAKIEIGGHTDAQGAAEYNQKLSEKRAAAVRAYLVSKYPKMDTAKLTVKGFGESKPVTTNDTKEGRAQNRRVEFNVLNKEELKKEIERKGFKKR; encoded by the coding sequence GTGAAGAAAATCGTATTTCTGTTTATTCTCTGCTTTTTTCTGGCAACGGCCGGTTCACCTGTAGAAGCGGGCAGATGCTCATGCATGAAATGGAAAGACCGCCCCGAGCTTAATATTACGCCATGCCAGATGTTCGCGCCCTGGTGGTTCAAATGCCGCGATTGCACCGATATAGATATGGATGGGATAAACGATTGCGACGACCAGTGTCTCGGAACGCCGAGGAACGTCGTCGTCGATGAGTTCGGTTGTCCGATCGACTCTGACATGGACGGTGTTTTCGATGGCCTCGATCAGTGCCCCGCGACGCCTAAGGGAGCCAAAGTCGACAAAAGCGGTTGTCCGATCGACTCTGACAATGACGGTGTCTTCGACGGGATCGACAAATGCGAGAGAACTCCAAAGGGAGCGAAAGTCGACAAGAAAGGTTGTCCGATTGATTCTGACAAGGACGGTGTCTTCGATGGGATCGACAAATGTCCCGACACGCCGGCCGATCTTGCTGTTGATGACAGTGGGTGCCCAGTGCCGATGAGCGAGATCGAGACGGAGTTCATCAATACAGGCGTCATAACGACATCGAAGATAAATTTCGAATCGAACAAGGATGAGTTTCTGCCCGGCACGAAGAAAGTGATCGACGAAATAGGCGCGGTGCTGGTGCGCTGGCCTGACGCGAAGATAGAGATCGGCGGGCATACCGACGCCCAGGGAGCCGCTGAATACAACCAGAAGCTCTCTGAAAAGCGCGCCGCCGCTGTAAGGGCTTATCTCGTGTCCAAATATCCCAAGATGGATACGGCGAAATTGACAGTGAAGGGATTCGGCGAGAGCAAACCGGTCACGACCAATGATACGAAAGAGGGACGGGCGCAAAACAGACGCGTCGAGTTCAATGTTCTTAACAAGGAAGAACTAAAGAAGGAGATCGAGCGAAAAGGATTCAAGAAACGTTGA